The genomic interval GAACCGAAACCGGCGCACACCTGCGGTTCGAGGACGGGGTGCTCGAGCTGGTGCAGGGTGTTATTCCGAACCCCGGCGTGCACATAGCGTTCAAAAAGCCGGAGGACATGATCGCGCTTTTCACCGGCGGCAAGGGCGGGCTTCCCTCGGTTTCCGGGGCGTGGCGGCTGGGGCTGCTCCTCAAGCTCGCGCCGCTTTTCATCGGGCTTACGCTTCTCATGCCCGACAACAAGCCGAAAAACGCGAAAAAGCGCGAGTTGAAGATAAAGCTCACCATGTACATGGTGACCAATGCGCTCTCACAGCTCAACAAGGGCGGCGAAGCCGACATGAACGTGTGGACGGCGAAGCAGCCAGACCGCGTGTACCAGCTCTCTGTACAGCCCGAGGGGCCCGCGGCGTATCTGCGCGTTAAGGCCGGCAACTCCAAGTCGGGCCACGGTCTCTATACCCGCAAGGCGCCGTTCATCCACATGATGTTCAACGGTATCGACGGCGCGTTCAAGGTGATGGGCGAGGGCAAGAATACGGTGAAGGCCATGGGCGACGGCGACGTAAGGGTGGAGGGCTCGCCCGAGTACGCCGGCACGCTCGGCAGTTTCATGGTGCGCGTTCAGGACCTGCTTACGCCTCCGGCGAAGTAGCGATACAATCGGCGGGTGGCGGTCGAACGTACGCTATCCGCCGATTTTTTAAAAACAGTGTGGCCGCGGTTGTCGGGTTGGGGCATTATCCCATTATATCATCGGGAGAATAACTGAAAAATTCCTCATGCGACAGGCCCCCGGCGCCAGCGAGAAGGGCTTTTTTAACGGGGAAGCTCTTTGTAAAGTCCCCCATTCCGGGAAGCGATTCTTTCCTCCTTCCGGTTTTTACTTCAATGCCCGCAATCTCCTCGCGCTCCCTCTGGTAGAAAAGGCGCGTGTCATTACCGCGCGAGATGTTGGAAAGATGCGCACACACCGACGACTCAACCGGTCTTCCCCATCTATCAAAATCATTTCGAACATCCGCAAATCTGCCGGGAGGATGGGATGATATCGACGCGGTATTAAGAACTTGAAGCCTCGGACTCGATGTTCGTTTCGAAAGTGCCAGCGTGGAATACTTTCTCAGACCGGTAAGAATGCCCGCCGAGTCGAGCAAATCAGGGGAATGGGAAAGCGTAACGGTATTACCGGCGTCCTGAAGCTGTCCGAGCATCTTGTTGAATGAAAGGATGCTGCCGGAATGCTCGCATCCGATTTCGAAAAGGTTATTGAGCGGAGCGGGTTTGTTTATTCTCGTCATCATGAGAATGTCGCGGAAGATGGCGGTTTCGACCAGCGAATCGCGTATGCGGCTTTTCCATCGCCCGTCATCATCGATTAAAAGCGCGGACCCCGGATGCCCTCTGTAATAGACGTACTGCCCGATCGAAAAACCGAAGGCGCTTTTCATCTCCGCGAGGCGGAAAATTTATCAAAAAGCCCTTGTGGTAAAAGAGATTGCCGCGCCCCGATAAGGCCGGGCTCGCAATGTCAGCGTACTCCCCGAAATTTAATTCACACCCGTATACAGCCGCGCGCGTCCGATTGTATTCGCCTTGACATTCCCGGCGCGCAGGCGCAGTCTCAACTTGCCGGGCGCTCCCGCGCGCCGGCCATTACGGAGAGAGGGAGTGTTCGATGAAGAGCTCGGTATTCGTGTTGATGTGCGGAATTCTCGCGCTGTTCGCCTGTGTCTCCGGCCCCGAGGCGGAGGCCGATTTTATGAAAAAAGCGAAAGAGATGGCCGCCGCCGTCGCCGACAGGCCGCTCGATGAAAAGACGATCATGGCCGGGCTGAAAGAGGCGCTGAATGTCGGCACGCAGAAGGCCGTTCAAAAGGTTTCAGTGGCCGACGGCTACTTCAAGAATCCGAAAATTAAAATACCGCTGCCGCGCAATCTCCAGAAATGGGCCGACAGGCTGCGCAAAATCGGGCTGGGCAAAAAGGTCGACGAACTCGAACTTTCCATGAACCGGGCCGCCGAACAGGCCGCGCCGAAAGCGAAGGACATCTTCGTCGATGCCGTTAAAAAGATGACGATCACCGACGCTAAAAATATTTTATATGGAAAAAACACCAACGAAGCCACGCTGTACTTCGAAAAGCATACCCGTCCATCGCTCTTTACGCTATTCTTTCCCGTTATGAAGACAGCGCTGGATAATGTGGGCGCCACGAAGGCGTACAAGTATCTGCTCGGCCAGTACAACGCACTGCCTCTCGTTGAGAAAAAAGAATACGACCTGGATTCCTACGCCACCGACAAGGCCCTCGACGGCCTGTTCTATATGATTTCGCTGGAGGAGACCCTCATCCGCAAGGACCCGGCCGCGAGGGTGACGGAATTGTTGAAAAAGGTTTTTAAGTAGCAAATCCCCGCGACTCCTGGCGCGTCCTCTTCAATGAAGGGGTCTCCCGTGAAGGCGGCTGAGCTGCGCGGCCGGAGGCTCATGAAACCCGTGCGGGAATGTCGCTCTTCGAACTCACCCCCGACACCCTCTCTTTAACCGAAAGAGGGGGGGCCTGCCGACGAGTTGACTCCACAGAACTCCCCCTTCTCTTCTCCGAAGAGAAGGGGGCCGTGGGGATGAGTTGAAAAGCTCTGGAGGTCGCGTCGTTAGCCGGCCCGGAGGCGGGGGGATTCACTTCGTCTTCAGCTTGTACACGCCGTCCCAGTTCTTCGGCGGCGGGGTATCGATGAATTCCGAGCATCGTTCCAGGTATGTCTTGCACGGACCGTCGTCCTCGACCGTTTTGAGCCCGGCCTTGAAGGCCGCGCGCGCGCCCTTCCAGTCGCGGGCGCGGAAGAGCTCGAGCCCCTCGTAGTATTTTCTGAGCATTTCCATCATGTAATCGGAGAGGCCGCCTTTTTTTCCAATGAGCTCGAACACCTTGATCGGCTCGTTCTTGCCGACCACCTTTATGAGGTCGAG from Spirochaetota bacterium carries:
- a CDS encoding DUF4197 domain-containing protein; translated protein: MKSSVFVLMCGILALFACVSGPEAEADFMKKAKEMAAAVADRPLDEKTIMAGLKEALNVGTQKAVQKVSVADGYFKNPKIKIPLPRNLQKWADRLRKIGLGKKVDELELSMNRAAEQAAPKAKDIFVDAVKKMTITDAKNILYGKNTNEATLYFEKHTRPSLFTLFFPVMKTALDNVGATKAYKYLLGQYNALPLVEKKEYDLDSYATDKALDGLFYMISLEETLIRKDPAARVTELLKKVFK